In Bradyrhizobium paxllaeri, the genomic stretch CGCGCAGTTCCTTGACCATCGCCGCAGTGATCGTTGCCATCGTCGAATATCCTTCTTGCCTGTGAGCTGCGGGCGCGACGCGCTTTGCGCCGGACCGCGGTCAGCTACAGGGAATGCCGTAATCTGGGGAGCAGAACCGGTGGCCGGAAGACCCGGCCACGCGGTGTCGCAATTATTCGGCTTCCGCGGTCAGCGTCTTGGCCTGGGCGACCCAGGCGTCGGCGCGGCTCGGAAGACCAACCTCTTCACCGATCTTGTGTGCGGTGTCGTGATCGAGCTCGGCGAGCTGCCAGTAGTGGAAGATGCCGAGGTCGTTGAGCTTCTTCTCGATGGTACCAGACACGCCGGTGAGCTTCTTGAGGTTGTCGGCGGTGCCGCGCGGACCGGCCAACCCCTGGAAGCCGGTCGGCTGTGGAGCTGCCGGAACTTCTTCGCGAACCGGCTGAACCGCGGCGCCGATGTCGATGCCGGAATCGCCCTGCGCGCGCGAAATGCCGTCGATGGCGGCGCGGGCGATCAGGTCGCAGTACAGCGAAATGGCGCGGCCGGCGTCGTCATTGCCCGGCACCACGAAGGTGATGCCCTTGGGGTCGGAGTTGGTATCGACAATCGCGGCAACGGGAATGTTGAGCCGCTGTGCTTCCTGGATCGCGATGTCTTCCTTGTTGGTGTCGATCACGAAGATCATGTCGGGAAGCCCGCCCATGTCCTTGATGCCGCCGAGCGAGCGGTCGAGCTTGTCGCGCTCGCGCTGCAGCGTCAGCCGCTCCTTCTTGGTGTAGGAGTTGGCTTCGCCCGACGAGAGCACCTCATCGAGGTGACGCAGGCGCTTGATCGAGCCCGAGATCGTCTTCCAGTTGGTCAGCGTGCCGCCGAGCCAGCGCGAATTGACGAAGTACTGCGCCGAGCGCTTCGCGGCTTCGGCAACGCCGTCCTGCGCCTGGCGCTTGGTGCCGACGAACAGGATGCGGCCGCCCTTGGCGACGGTGTCGGACACCGCCTGCAGCGCACGATGCAGCATCGGCACGGTCTGGGCGAGGTCGATGATGTGGATGTTGTTGCGGGCACCGAAAATGTAATCCGCCATCTTCGGATTCCAGCGGTGCGATTGGTGGCCAAAGTGCACGCCAGCTTCGAGGAGCTGACGCATAGAGAAATCGGGTAGCGCCATAGTTATAGTTCTCCGGTTGGTTCCTCCGGAAACGTGTGAGCAAACGAGCCTGACTGGCCCGGTTGCCACCGGACGGCCTTTGAGAGCCATGTTTCCGTGTGAGATGGCGCGCTATATAGCCGGATTCCAGCCAGAAGCAAGGAAATACGGCCGGATTTTCGGTCGTCCAGATCAGCGATTCAGGACCGTCTTGGGCCAGACCCTGCGGATCTGGCCCGTTAACGATCAGCACCGGGCCCCTGGCGGGCAGCTCCTGGCCGGAGCTGGGCGGGCTGCCGGCGGTGGTGCAGCCATCCGAGGCGGGGGCGCGGCCATACGCGGTGGCGGCGGTGGCGGCGCCATCCTCGGTGGCGGCGCAGCCATGCGCGGCGGCGGGGCCGGTGGGGCGGCCATCCTGGGTGGAGGCGACGGTGCGGCCACCCTCGCCGGTGGAGGCGCATTCATCCTCGCTGGCGGTGGTGCGGCCATTCTCGGCGGCGGCGCCGGCGCAACGCGGGCTGCCGGTGGCGGTGAGGGTCTGGCCGCCTGCACCGCGGACGGCGGCGGCGTTCGCCGCAATTCAGGCGGCGATTGAGGTCTTGGAGCAACCCCAGCGGCGGGCCTTGAGGGCGCGGCGCCGCCTGGGGGTGGTGCGACGACCCTTGCCCCTTCTCTTGGCTGCTGGCCAGCCGGCATCGTTGCACCGATGGCGGGCTTGGCGCCGGCAGCCGAAGGCGTCGCCGATCTCGGTGGCGGGCCGCCCGGCGCAGGCCTCGCATTCGGACTGACCGCAGCACTGGGGGATGCCGGCGGCGTACCCCTGGCGCCTGGAACCGGCAGAGCATTGGTCCTCGGCACGGGCTGCGTCGACGGCAGCGCGGCTGGCGCGTTTGCCGGCTGCACCGCGTTCGGCCTTCCGGTCTGCCCTGCGCCGGGCAAACCCGTTCTCACGGCGGGATTGATCGTGGCGCTTGGCGGTACCGGCGCTTTGCCCTGCTGGATCAGCGTCGCCCGTTGCGCCACCGCGGGCGGCAGCACCGGCGTGGCGCCCCCCTGCCCCGGCGCGACCACCCGATCCGGGGCGCCGGGACGTCCGCCCGGCCTGCCGCCCATTCCGGCACCAGGCCCACCCGCGGGCGACCCCGGCTGCGGCGGCCGGTTGATCACGCTGTTGATGACGGCCCTGTTGTGGATGTTGGCATAGATGAGGTTGTTCGGCGGCGGCGCCACATAGCGCGGCGGCCTGACATAGACCGGTATCGGCACGAAGATCGGCTGCGGCAGGATGAACAGCGCGATCGGCGGCGGCGGCGGCTCCAGCACCACGAAATCATCCGGCGGCGGCGGCAGGTAATACACCGGCGCCGGTGGCGGGGCGACGAAATCGAACTCGGGATCGCCGAAGGCCAGCACGGGGCGGTCGATATAGATGAGCTCGTCCGGCGGCGGCGGCGGCACGTCGTAATCGATCACGTCGAAAGTCGGCGGCGGCTCCAGCGGCGCGGTGAGAATGGTGAGACGCCGGCGCGCGTCGGCCGCATGCGGCCCGCGCGGGTAGCGTTGCAGGTACGACCAA encodes the following:
- a CDS encoding 30S ribosomal protein S2 — its product is MALPDFSMRQLLEAGVHFGHQSHRWNPKMADYIFGARNNIHIIDLAQTVPMLHRALQAVSDTVAKGGRILFVGTKRQAQDGVAEAAKRSAQYFVNSRWLGGTLTNWKTISGSIKRLRHLDEVLSSGEANSYTKKERLTLQRERDKLDRSLGGIKDMGGLPDMIFVIDTNKEDIAIQEAQRLNIPVAAIVDTNSDPKGITFVVPGNDDAGRAISLYCDLIARAAIDGISRAQGDSGIDIGAAVQPVREEVPAAPQPTGFQGLAGPRGTADNLKKLTGVSGTIEKKLNDLGIFHYWQLAELDHDTAHKIGEEVGLPSRADAWVAQAKTLTAEAE
- a CDS encoding caspase family protein, with the translated sequence MRLVRSLSILSMCLVTGLAGLSPAAAQQPEKRIALVVGNGAYAKSPLATAANDAGLIAQTLQAAGFDVIGARDLDGDTLRKSFRDFIQKAESSGPDTVAMVYLAGYGLQLAGDNYFVPVDSAINRDTDVPTEALRTGDYIRQLASLPLKAGIVVLDAARQQPFVDGQIASGLALVEADPHMLIAFNAAPGTVAPVEQGPYGIYAQSLAEMIRTGGLPLPEVFNRLRLRVNEASKGAQMPWDSQKVDAGFTFFEREPDAPAQPAADQAAAVRNKPIRELGVQDAYAMAVERDTLQGYEEFLGAYASDPLAKRVRAIAAARREAITWRRTYRTDTPNAYWSYLQRYPRGPHAADARRRLTILTAPLEPPPTFDVIDYDVPPPPPDELIYIDRPVLAFGDPEFDFVAPPPAPVYYLPPPPDDFVVLEPPPPPIALFILPQPIFVPIPVYVRPPRYVAPPPNNLIYANIHNRAVINSVINRPPQPGSPAGGPGAGMGGRPGGRPGAPDRVVAPGQGGATPVLPPAVAQRATLIQQGKAPVPPSATINPAVRTGLPGAGQTGRPNAVQPANAPAALPSTQPVPRTNALPVPGARGTPPASPSAAVSPNARPAPGGPPPRSATPSAAGAKPAIGATMPAGQQPREGARVVAPPPGGAAPSRPAAGVAPRPQSPPELRRTPPPSAVQAARPSPPPAARVAPAPPPRMAAPPPARMNAPPPARVAAPSPPPRMAAPPAPPPRMAAPPPRMAPPPPPPRMAAPPPRMAAPPPAARPAPARSCPPGARC